In Cyanobium sp. ATX 6F1, the following are encoded in one genomic region:
- a CDS encoding glycosyltransferase family 2 protein encodes MALPSPYTIVTAARDRSAQLRRTAASISRHGTHAEHLIVDWSSDPPITAADLPADARLRLLRVEGEQQWWLSRAYNHGFGQARHPWILKADADALLEEPFFAGFDPAAATLQIRQLPGGLMGLEGPKGAANLDDLGLFAVERLALVDVGGFNPYLLGWGFDDIDLFERLFLRPGATLAHLAPAGVSSLPHGVALRLGAPEQHPEPTSPWLRTWARRWQVLRQQAHLEANRTMAALTRFSPAAPAARLEASASVLHRLPPAVLLERRRALLRGWLRRLIGRHGAAVASAVPAAWLPRLLRWLSISDLPRLPAAAPPH; translated from the coding sequence GTGGCTTTGCCGTCTCCGTACACCATCGTCACCGCCGCCCGCGACCGCAGCGCCCAGCTGCGCCGCACGGCCGCCTCGATCAGCCGCCATGGCACCCATGCTGAGCATCTGATCGTCGATTGGTCTTCGGATCCGCCGATCACGGCGGCCGATCTGCCCGCCGATGCCCGCCTGCGCCTGCTGCGGGTGGAGGGGGAGCAGCAGTGGTGGCTGAGCCGGGCCTACAACCACGGCTTTGGGCAGGCCCGTCATCCCTGGATCCTCAAGGCCGATGCCGATGCCCTTCTGGAGGAGCCGTTTTTTGCGGGCTTCGATCCGGCGGCCGCCACCCTGCAGATCCGTCAGCTGCCCGGGGGGCTGATGGGTCTGGAGGGCCCCAAGGGCGCGGCCAATCTCGACGACCTGGGGCTGTTCGCCGTCGAACGGCTCGCCTTGGTCGACGTTGGTGGTTTTAACCCCTACCTGTTGGGTTGGGGTTTCGATGACATCGACTTGTTCGAGCGGCTGTTCCTGCGCCCCGGAGCCACCTTGGCCCACCTGGCCCCGGCGGGGGTGAGCAGCCTGCCCCATGGGGTGGCCCTGCGCCTGGGGGCACCGGAGCAGCATCCAGAACCCACCTCCCCCTGGCTCAGGACCTGGGCCCGGCGCTGGCAGGTGCTACGCCAGCAGGCCCACTTGGAGGCCAACCGCACCATGGCGGCGCTCACGCGCTTCAGCCCCGCCGCCCCCGCCGCCAGGCTTGAGGCCTCCGCCTCTGTCTTGCACCGTCTGCCGCCGGCTGTGCTCCTGGAACGGCGCCGCGCCCTGCTGCGCGGCTGGCTGCGGCGGCTGATCGGCCGCCATGGGGCCGCCGTGGCCTCGGCCGTGCCCGCCGCCTGGCTTCCACGCCTGTTGCGCTGGCTGTCGATCAGCGATCTGCCCCGCCTTCCTGCAGCCGCACCACCGCACTGA
- a CDS encoding calcium-binding protein — MSEPLLPPINWGDYSDPNLLFGTNKSDLLSGTTDSDLITAKKGSDLVNGGQGNDFILAGKGHDLVDGGAGNDLIFGGSGNDLINGGDGNDILLGESGNDLISGGDGDDWISGGKGNDSIEGGAGNDTIYGGAGNDKIFGGDGNDKIFGGSGKDTIDAGAGNDWVLAGKGSDLITLGTGNDTLFFSAHSFVGGKDTVTDFTSGVDKIVVDKGISASITNGGQSIIFTAAHATTTLISGKDLFQTTDINFIV; from the coding sequence ATGTCAGAACCGCTTCTTCCACCCATTAATTGGGGCGACTACAGCGACCCCAACCTCCTCTTTGGCACCAACAAGTCCGATCTGCTGAGCGGCACCACGGATAGCGATCTGATCACGGCCAAGAAGGGCAGCGATCTGGTCAACGGCGGCCAAGGCAACGACTTCATTCTCGCTGGCAAGGGCCATGACCTTGTCGATGGCGGCGCTGGCAACGACCTGATCTTCGGTGGTTCCGGCAATGACCTGATCAACGGAGGTGACGGCAACGACATCCTGCTGGGCGAATCCGGCAACGATCTGATCAGTGGCGGCGACGGCGACGACTGGATCAGTGGCGGCAAGGGTAATGACTCGATCGAAGGCGGTGCGGGCAACGACACCATCTACGGCGGCGCTGGCAACGACAAAATCTTTGGTGGTGACGGCAACGACAAGATCTTCGGCGGTTCTGGCAAGGACACGATCGATGCCGGAGCAGGCAACGACTGGGTGCTGGCAGGGAAGGGCAGCGATCTGATCACCCTGGGAACCGGCAACGACACCCTCTTCTTCAGTGCTCACTCCTTCGTTGGGGGCAAAGACACCGTCACCGACTTCACCAGTGGTGTCGACAAGATTGTTGTCGACAAGGGGATCAGCGCCTCGATCACCAACGGTGGTCAGTCGATCATCTTCACGGCAGCCCACGCCACAACCACGCTGATCAGTGGCAAGGATCTGTTCCAGACCACCGACATCAACTTCATCGTCTGA
- a CDS encoding calcium-binding protein — protein MSEPTLPSSPVFTDPTAVADVPAGSDVNAVDATTAPVQLTGSSQTFTTTNAAPGQTANVVVSGLNNTLNLGTGAANVAVIGDGAIVESVQLLDSAGVPIPDAGKAITLGDPTVPYNGGVVDTTAAVSGDSIGSTETVAQSAGGQAPSGGGGFAYYVHGGTGNDSIIGSSQNDYIRGGAGDDSISSGGGNDLVRGGAGSDSIFTGLGIDTLYYTADQIGASTDIWQDFTSGVDKLTFDAGITATISSDGLSVVLSIVASGATTTVTSQSGLFAATDLQQVNFIG, from the coding sequence ATGTCAGAACCCACTCTCCCTTCATCACCAGTATTTACCGATCCCACAGCTGTAGCAGATGTTCCTGCGGGCTCAGATGTCAATGCGGTCGATGCCACCACTGCCCCCGTTCAGCTGACCGGCAGCAGCCAGACCTTCACTACAACCAATGCGGCACCAGGACAGACAGCCAACGTCGTTGTTTCCGGCCTGAACAATACCCTGAACCTCGGCACTGGGGCCGCCAACGTTGCTGTTATCGGTGACGGTGCCATCGTTGAATCCGTCCAGCTTTTGGATTCGGCCGGTGTGCCGATTCCTGATGCCGGCAAAGCGATCACCCTCGGCGATCCCACCGTTCCTTACAACGGCGGTGTCGTTGACACGACTGCCGCAGTCTCGGGCGATTCCATTGGCTCGACCGAGACTGTGGCCCAATCAGCCGGTGGCCAAGCACCTTCGGGTGGCGGTGGCTTTGCTTACTACGTCCACGGTGGCACAGGCAACGACTCGATCATCGGCTCCAGCCAGAACGACTACATTCGTGGCGGCGCTGGAGACGATTCGATCAGCTCTGGTGGCGGCAACGATCTGGTTCGTGGCGGTGCGGGCAGCGACAGCATCTTCACTGGACTCGGCATCGACACCCTTTACTACACGGCTGACCAAATCGGCGCCTCAACCGATATCTGGCAGGACTTCACCTCTGGAGTTGACAAACTCACCTTCGACGCCGGAATTACGGCCACGATCAGCTCTGACGGTCTGTCCGTTGTTCTTTCCATCGTTGCCAGTGGTGCCACAACAACGGTCACCAGTCAGTCGGGGCTGTTCGCAGCAACAGATCTTCAACAGGTCAACTTCATCGGCTAA
- a CDS encoding Stf0 sulfotransferase family protein: MNDGNGIEREPLRELELLSPWFDASSPTQATVAAIEEPKRLLVVVAPPRSGSFHLCRLLWPLGYGRPTEYLNPNPLYRSILGRFGQVGSRAWLQTLVKERSARSSFTGTPFFALKLQAQQGRGSLKQVLRRHFPSPLEALGLRPEPALVVRLRRRDQVAAMASLHFSRCTGAFDLGLVTTHQGLPIGQLLERSAIAQTMAEYQAHLSWLEQGTREIAPVHSLDLEDLVSDQAGTLLALVQALEPEASPSHQHPHLGVRLRREASAYVAERRDWIERISAVVRLQEGGADR, encoded by the coding sequence ATGAACGACGGCAATGGAATCGAGCGGGAGCCGCTGCGGGAGCTGGAGCTGCTGTCGCCCTGGTTCGATGCCTCCTCCCCCACCCAAGCGACGGTGGCTGCGATCGAGGAACCCAAGCGTCTGCTGGTGGTGGTGGCGCCCCCGCGTTCCGGCTCCTTCCACCTCTGCCGGTTGCTGTGGCCACTGGGCTACGGCAGGCCCACCGAATACCTCAACCCCAACCCGCTCTACCGCTCGATCCTCGGACGCTTCGGTCAGGTGGGCTCCCGGGCCTGGCTCCAAACCCTGGTGAAGGAGCGCTCGGCCCGCTCAAGCTTCACGGGCACGCCGTTTTTCGCTTTGAAACTGCAGGCCCAGCAGGGACGTGGGTCGCTCAAGCAGGTGCTGCGCAGACACTTCCCCTCACCGCTTGAGGCCCTTGGCCTGCGGCCAGAGCCAGCGCTGGTGGTGCGGCTGCGGCGCCGGGATCAAGTGGCGGCCATGGCCTCGCTGCACTTTTCCCGTTGCACGGGCGCCTTCGATCTGGGGCTGGTGACCACCCACCAGGGGCTGCCGATCGGCCAACTGCTCGAGCGGAGCGCCATCGCCCAGACCATGGCCGAGTATCAGGCCCATCTCAGCTGGCTGGAGCAGGGGACAAGGGAGATCGCTCCGGTGCACAGCCTCGATCTGGAAGACCTGGTGAGCGACCAGGCCGGCACGCTGCTGGCGCTGGTGCAAGCGCTGGAGCCTGAGGCCAGCCCCAGCCACCAACATCCGCACCTGGGGGTGCGCCTGCGCCGCGAGGCCTCGGCCTACGTGGCCGAGCGCCGGGACTGGATCGAGCGCATCAGTGCGGTGGTGCGGCTGCAGGAAGGCGGGGCAGATCGCTGA
- a CDS encoding nucleotidyltransferase domain-containing protein, protein MRSLTQSVLRWPEPEEILRQVEGWAAEQAASIPSLQRVAVFGSYGRGSAGVGSDLDLLLIDAAASGPQHERLRGWPLEQLPLSCDALVLTPREHADLLAEGSRFALELQRDARWLWPPALASEAI, encoded by the coding sequence GTGCGCTCCTTGACGCAATCCGTGCTGCGCTGGCCTGAGCCCGAGGAGATCCTGCGCCAGGTGGAAGGCTGGGCCGCTGAGCAGGCCGCTTCCATTCCCTCCCTGCAGCGGGTCGCGGTGTTTGGCAGCTACGGCCGGGGCAGCGCCGGTGTGGGCAGCGACCTCGACCTGCTGCTGATCGATGCGGCCGCCAGCGGCCCCCAGCACGAGCGTCTGCGGGGCTGGCCCCTGGAGCAGCTGCCCCTGAGCTGCGATGCCCTCGTGCTCACCCCCCGCGAGCATGCCGACCTGCTGGCAGAGGGATCCCGGTTTGCCCTTGAGCTGCAACGCGACGCCCGCTGGCTGTGGCCGCCGGCGCTCGCCTCCGAGGCGATCTGA